One Polaribacter sp. KT25b DNA segment encodes these proteins:
- a CDS encoding hemolysin family protein — protein sequence MEFELIVIIISILLSAFFSGMEIAFFSANKMHIELEKKRDGFIPKVLTKITQKSSKFITTMLVGNNISLVIYSYYMGKLLVRVFSLDTNFNDFTNLLIQTIISTIVILITAEFLPKAIFRIYANEVLKIFSVPAYIFYKLFHYFSEFITLISDFFLRVFFKTNADEMQTEFSKEELGNYINEQLETGNTDDEVDSEIQIFQNALGFHNVKAREVMVPRTEIVSVEIHETVVNLKKIFIETGLSKVLVYKTSLDDVVGYVNAFELFKKPKTIKSILLPLEIVPESMMINDILNTLIKKRKSVAVVVDEYGGTSGMITIEDIVEELFGEIEDEHDSQEFLEEKISESKFNFSARLEIDYLNEEYDLNIPKSEAYETLGGFIIEHTENIPSEKELIDIEDFEFRILKMSGAKIDEVSLKILNEGA from the coding sequence ATGGAATTTGAACTCATAGTTATAATTATATCTATTTTGCTATCTGCGTTTTTTTCGGGGATGGAAATTGCATTTTTTTCGGCAAATAAAATGCACATTGAATTAGAGAAAAAAAGAGATGGTTTTATACCCAAAGTTCTAACTAAAATAACTCAAAAATCTTCGAAATTTATTACTACAATGTTAGTAGGTAATAATATTTCTTTAGTAATATACAGTTATTACATGGGTAAATTGTTAGTAAGGGTTTTTTCGTTAGATACCAATTTTAATGATTTTACTAATTTATTAATTCAAACTATTATTTCTACTATTGTTATTTTAATAACTGCAGAGTTTTTACCCAAAGCTATATTTAGAATTTATGCAAATGAAGTTTTAAAAATATTTTCTGTTCCTGCTTATATTTTTTATAAATTATTTCACTACTTCTCTGAGTTTATTACGCTAATTTCAGATTTTTTCTTACGAGTTTTCTTTAAAACAAATGCAGATGAAATGCAAACTGAATTTAGTAAAGAAGAATTAGGAAACTATATAAATGAGCAGTTAGAAACTGGTAATACAGATGACGAAGTAGATTCAGAAATTCAAATTTTTCAAAATGCTTTAGGCTTTCATAATGTAAAGGCTAGAGAGGTTATGGTACCAAGAACAGAAATTGTTTCTGTTGAAATTCATGAAACCGTGGTTAATTTAAAGAAAATATTTATAGAAACAGGGTTGTCTAAGGTGTTAGTTTATAAAACATCTTTAGATGATGTAGTTGGTTATGTAAATGCCTTTGAATTATTTAAAAAACCTAAAACAATTAAATCGATTTTATTACCATTAGAAATTGTTCCAGAATCTATGATGATTAATGATATACTAAATACGTTGATAAAAAAACGTAAAAGTGTAGCTGTTGTTGTAGATGAATATGGTGGAACTTCTGGGATGATTACAATAGAAGATATTGTTGAAGAATTATTTGGCGAAATTGAAGACGAACATGATTCTCAAGAATTTTTAGAAGAAAAGATTAGCGAGTCAAAATTTAATTTTTCTGCAAGATTAGAAATAGATTATTTAAACGAAGAATATGATTTAAATATTCCAAAATCTGAAGCCTACGAAACTTTAGGGGGTTTTATTATTGAGCATACAGAAAATATCCCTAGTGAAAAAGAGCTTATTGATATAGAGGATTTCGAATTTAGGATTTTAAAGATGAGTGGCGCTAAAATAGATGAAGTTTCTCTTAAAATTTTAAATGAAGGGGCTTAA
- the lptC gene encoding LPS export ABC transporter periplasmic protein LptC: MSTYKNILSKSIAVLYVTAMLFSCDNNTQKVRDLLADKNLPVGTAKDAYHVYKDSGRITSKLITPILLDFSNRKEHPYSEFPVGIKIINFEKNGIDSITITGNYAISYQKTSLSEIKGNVVVVNHTDKTRLETEQLFWDQKTKYFVSEKAFKLMTEKDTIYGIGFESKEDLSKHLAKKTTGKLETSEE; the protein is encoded by the coding sequence GTGAGTACTTACAAAAATATACTATCAAAAAGCATTGCTGTTCTTTATGTAACAGCAATGCTTTTTTCTTGTGATAACAATACACAAAAAGTAAGAGACTTATTGGCTGATAAAAATTTACCTGTTGGTACAGCTAAAGATGCTTATCATGTTTATAAAGATTCAGGTAGAATTACATCAAAATTAATAACACCAATATTGTTAGATTTTAGTAATCGAAAAGAACATCCTTATAGCGAGTTTCCAGTAGGAATTAAAATTATTAATTTCGAAAAAAATGGCATTGATTCTATAACTATTACAGGTAATTATGCAATTTCGTATCAAAAAACTTCTCTATCAGAAATTAAAGGAAATGTTGTTGTCGTAAATCATACAGATAAAACAAGATTAGAAACAGAACAGTTATTTTGGGATCAAAAAACAAAATATTTTGTTTCTGAAAAAGCCTTTAAATTGATGACAGAAAAAGATACAATTTATGGAATAGGTTTTGAATCTAAAGAGGATTTATCTAAACATTTAGCTAAAAAAACTACAGGAAAATTAGAAACATCAGAAGAATAA
- a CDS encoding lipopolysaccharide assembly protein LapB, translating to MKKFTFLLAVTLLLATAKTNAQDDAKRECTIKYNLFKGDYQSKKYDEAYANWIYLMDNCPDLSVSIYQYGSTLAEDIRKDPVLAKRVYEQRLKYYPDAKPAKVHSDYATYLADNNLASKEEVFVYLEKAYEISPQDMGVKNIYKYFHGITDKYKDENPQKVFDTYDDVVESVGEKLDDYAKKINVLSDSTRVLDAKEKRRLNAYQINSRALGQIEGGLDNIITEIATCERLIPLYQRNFEENKGNAVWLRRAVNRLFNKECQDDPMYEKLAKAYAEATPSPDSYSFYAGVLEKNGDASGAAAMRQKAFDLETDPIKKSRYKLKFAEAARSRGQLSTARRLAREALKYNPSSGRAYLLIGRLYQSSVNACGEDEFEKRMVYAAALRQAETAARVDPSMSSVARRYINSYRANLPSKTVIFTSGVEPGSSYTIKCWIGETVTVPK from the coding sequence ATGAAAAAATTTACTTTTTTATTAGCAGTTACATTGCTTTTAGCAACTGCGAAGACAAATGCACAGGATGATGCAAAAAGAGAATGTACAATAAAATACAACCTTTTTAAAGGAGATTATCAATCGAAAAAGTATGATGAAGCTTATGCTAATTGGATTTATTTAATGGATAATTGTCCAGATTTATCTGTAAGTATTTATCAATATGGTTCTACTTTAGCAGAAGATATTAGAAAAGATCCTGTTTTAGCTAAAAGAGTTTACGAACAAAGATTAAAATATTATCCAGATGCAAAACCAGCTAAAGTGCATAGTGATTATGCTACTTATTTAGCAGATAATAATTTAGCTTCAAAAGAAGAAGTTTTTGTTTACTTAGAGAAAGCATACGAAATTTCTCCTCAAGATATGGGAGTTAAAAATATCTATAAGTATTTTCACGGAATTACAGATAAATATAAAGACGAAAACCCTCAAAAAGTTTTTGATACATATGATGATGTTGTAGAATCTGTAGGTGAGAAGTTAGATGATTATGCAAAAAAAATTAATGTATTGTCAGACTCTACAAGAGTTTTAGATGCTAAAGAAAAAAGAAGATTAAATGCGTATCAAATTAACTCTAGAGCACTTGGTCAAATTGAAGGTGGTTTAGATAATATAATTACAGAAATTGCTACTTGTGAGAGATTAATACCATTATATCAAAGAAATTTTGAAGAAAATAAAGGAAATGCTGTTTGGTTAAGAAGAGCTGTTAATAGATTGTTTAACAAAGAGTGTCAAGACGATCCAATGTATGAAAAATTAGCAAAAGCATACGCAGAAGCAACACCTTCACCAGATTCATACTCATTTTATGCAGGTGTATTAGAGAAAAACGGTGATGCAAGTGGAGCAGCAGCAATGAGACAGAAAGCATTTGATTTAGAAACGGATCCTATTAAAAAATCTAGATATAAATTAAAATTTGCTGAAGCTGCAAGAAGTAGAGGTCAATTAAGTACTGCTAGACGTTTAGCAAGAGAAGCTTTAAAATACAACCCAAGTTCTGGTAGAGCATATTTATTAATTGGTAGATTATATCAATCGAGTGTAAATGCTTGTGGTGAAGATGAGTTCGAAAAAAGAATGGTGTATGCAGCAGCATTAAGACAAGCTGAAACTGCCGCAAGAGTAGATCCTAGTATGTCGTCTGTTGCAAGAAGATATATAAATTCTTACCGTGCTAATTTACCAAGCAAAACAGTAATTTTTACATCTGGTGTTGAGCCTGGAAGTAGTTATACTATTAAATGTTGGATTGGAGAAACTGTAACTGTACCTAAATAA
- a CDS encoding peptidylprolyl isomerase: MAVLSKIRERSMFLIIIIGLALFAFVLDPSTLGDFFNSSKVNEIGEINGESISREEFVQELENYKQQTGGQVSEMQAAKTVWDNILRKKIYENQLTQAGITIGEADIWKEIVSAPFVQSNPQYQTESGLFDESKFKQFLATEKENKTELWAQWSGYMNQIRDNEETNTYNNLVTAGLGASLKEGELEYLLDNTKLNAQFVYIPFTSIADSIVKIKKSEVESYIKNHKNDFKVEASRDVSYVQFNIVATPADEKVIKDDVATLIEDLKNTKDESIFLSDNNSDTGLNENFQFKNLVNQEAATQIFEANKGDVVGPYKDKDYYKISKITEVSKMPDSVRASHILIPFIGAQRVGADVTRTEEEAKVLADSLLSVVKRNVRKFGDLAKTFSSDLGSGAKEGDLDWFTYSRMTPFFRDFCFEGKKGDIGVVKTPFGFHVIKIDNQKNSQKVVKLATYSRKIEASEATENDVFKNAEEFALAISKNNKFYDLATEKKYTPKIAVGLKVLDENVPGLGNQRQIVSWAFGKETNVNDFKRFDLEGSHVVAFITSAEEKGVMSAEKATNTVRPILLNEKKAALLKDKLQGASLADIATANNTNVRTSNGLTLKTPTLSGVGVEPKVVGAMYNASLNKVVNSVIGDRGVYAFMVTKKELPTALPNYDANRKRISESRKRLTNKMYEAIKNASDIEDNRAMMYTAN; this comes from the coding sequence ATGGCAGTTTTATCAAAAATTAGAGAACGATCAATGTTCTTAATCATCATTATTGGATTAGCCCTTTTTGCATTTGTATTAGATCCTTCAACTCTTGGTGATTTTTTTAACTCTAGTAAAGTAAATGAAATAGGTGAAATTAATGGAGAATCTATTTCTAGAGAAGAATTTGTACAAGAATTAGAAAATTATAAACAACAAACTGGAGGTCAGGTTTCAGAAATGCAAGCAGCTAAAACTGTTTGGGATAATATTCTAAGAAAAAAAATATATGAAAATCAATTAACCCAAGCTGGTATTACTATTGGTGAAGCAGATATTTGGAAAGAAATTGTTAGTGCTCCCTTTGTACAAAGTAATCCTCAATATCAAACTGAATCTGGTTTGTTTGATGAATCTAAGTTCAAACAATTTTTAGCAACAGAAAAAGAAAACAAAACAGAACTTTGGGCGCAATGGTCTGGTTATATGAACCAAATTAGAGACAATGAAGAAACTAATACTTACAATAATTTAGTTACAGCTGGTTTAGGTGCTTCTTTAAAAGAAGGAGAATTAGAATACTTATTAGATAATACTAAGTTAAATGCACAGTTTGTTTATATACCGTTTACAAGTATTGCTGATAGTATAGTGAAAATAAAAAAATCTGAAGTTGAATCTTATATTAAAAATCATAAAAATGATTTTAAAGTAGAAGCTAGTAGAGATGTTTCTTATGTTCAATTTAATATAGTTGCAACTCCTGCTGATGAGAAAGTTATAAAAGATGATGTTGCTACTTTAATAGAAGATCTTAAAAATACGAAAGATGAAAGTATATTTTTATCAGATAATAATTCTGATACAGGTTTAAATGAAAACTTTCAATTTAAGAATTTAGTAAATCAAGAAGCTGCAACTCAAATTTTTGAAGCTAATAAAGGTGATGTAGTTGGGCCGTATAAAGATAAAGATTACTATAAAATTTCTAAAATTACAGAAGTTTCTAAAATGCCAGATTCAGTAAGAGCAAGCCATATATTAATTCCATTTATAGGTGCTCAAAGAGTTGGTGCAGACGTAACAAGAACAGAAGAAGAAGCTAAAGTTTTAGCAGATAGTCTTTTATCTGTAGTTAAAAGAAACGTTCGTAAATTTGGAGATTTAGCAAAAACTTTTTCTTCGGATTTAGGCTCTGGAGCAAAAGAAGGAGATTTAGATTGGTTTACATATTCTAGAATGACACCTTTTTTTAGAGACTTTTGTTTTGAAGGTAAAAAAGGAGATATTGGTGTAGTTAAAACTCCGTTTGGTTTTCATGTTATAAAAATTGACAATCAAAAGAATAGTCAAAAAGTTGTAAAATTAGCTACTTATAGTAGAAAAATTGAAGCATCTGAAGCTACTGAAAATGATGTTTTTAAAAATGCTGAAGAATTTGCTTTAGCGATTTCTAAAAATAATAAATTTTACGATTTAGCAACAGAAAAAAAATATACACCAAAAATAGCTGTTGGTTTAAAAGTGTTAGATGAAAATGTTCCTGGGTTAGGTAATCAAAGACAAATTGTAAGTTGGGCATTTGGTAAAGAAACAAATGTAAATGATTTTAAACGTTTTGATTTAGAGGGTAGTCATGTTGTTGCATTTATAACTAGTGCAGAAGAAAAAGGAGTAATGTCTGCAGAAAAAGCAACAAATACTGTTAGACCTATTTTATTAAACGAAAAGAAAGCAGCATTATTGAAAGATAAATTACAAGGTGCTTCTCTAGCTGATATCGCAACTGCAAATAACACAAACGTAAGAACATCTAATGGTTTAACATTAAAGACGCCTACTCTTTCTGGAGTTGGTGTTGAGCCAAAAGTTGTTGGTGCAATGTATAATGCTTCGTTAAATAAAGTTGTTAATTCTGTTATAGGTGATAGAGGTGTTTATGCTTTTATGGTAACAAAAAAAGAACTACCAACAGCATTACCGAACTATGATGCTAATAGAAAGAGAATTTCTGAATCTAGAAAAAGACTTACTAATAAAATGTATGAAGCAATTAAAAATGCATCAGATATAGAAGATAACAGAGCGATGATGTATACTGCAAACTAA